Below is a window of Camelina sativa cultivar DH55 chromosome 11, Cs, whole genome shotgun sequence DNA.
GTCAACTTGACCAAGTCATCTTTATCAAATCCAACGGTTATGATTAAAGCCATGGGACCTAAACGAAATGGGTGAGCCGTCGGATGGGTTCAGAAATAGCGGCTTGATCGTCACACAACAGAGACAAAAGTGAGAGAGAATAATATCTTTATCGTAAGTTTTGTCTGTGTTTTGAGACTTACGATAAAGAAGgacagaagaagagatgagagttTGAGAACTTATGGTGGGACACTACTGGGACTGGACTAGTAATGGGATGGGTTCCACTCGCTCGCTCCTCTCAAGCAAAGTATCTATTCTCTTGCCACATGTCACTTTTCCTACATGTGTTGTTAATAAAATGattcaagtttttggtttttctgacTTCCTGAATCATTAGTAAATTATTCAAAGAGTTAATAAAACcacttttgatattttcttattattggaTTTCGAAATAAAGGTTAAAGAGTTTGATCCGATGATAAAGAAGACGCAAAAGTTTGAGGGCTGTAAGTAACAGTGCTTTTTAGtaaacagattttgtttttttttttttttgttttaacgtCTTTTAATAGAACATCAACTGTTTACATAATCTTGGAAAAGCTCCCTCCGATCCGTAAATACAATGGAGGGTAGTAGTTTACACGAGATGTTTCATGTTAAAGATGAGCTTGTTTTGCTAATCTATCAACTGCCTGATTACACTCTCTTCGGACTAGCGAGAAAGATATATTAGTTAAGTGATCCGCCCAACTGCGGATATCTACTAGGAGGTTCTCTATAATTATATTCATGCTTCGTTGATGTAAAAGATCATCCAGGGCTTTGCAGTCTCCCTCTAAGATTACTTGTCAGTAACCTCAACACCAAGTCGATTGAAGGGCATGTAGTAGAGCTAGTCCCTCGGTTCCAAAGGAGTAGTTGCTTGCTTTAGTTTTGAACTTCCGGATAATATATACGTTCCTTTATCATCACGTAATATCCAGCCAACACCAATACTTCCATCTTGGTAATGAAAGCTTCCATCAAAGTTTACCTTTACGAAGTTAGTTGGTGGTGGTTGCCAATGGTTCGATGTAGAGGATGAATCTTGTTGATGATTGTGAtaaacagattttgttttttaggttgaGTAAGCATTACGCTTGTTAATTAAAACCAGATAATTTACCCGACGGTAGGATAAAAAGAGAGTCTAAAgttatgaatttgtttttctcttttcaaataaattgaaaatataatattactgTATCTTGCAAAATGTTAAATGTGGTTGACGATGAATTAATCTTGTTAGGAAAGTATGTTTCCCTTAATGATCGATCATCAaagaaaatagataaattttaatttcttttctttttgtctctgaataactttcattttttgtaagtaaaagtttatctcttacCCGACTTCCATGGATAAATAACCTTAGAGGCTCAAACTTCGAAGTAGACTTGCCGGTGTACTAATAATAACATTCAGTgtaagaagaatgaaaaaacCTAGCTTCTATGTACAGATGTACCAGGATTGGTCGTcgtacaaaaaagaaaaatatgatgaCGGTATGATTTCAAATGGAAATTCCGCCGGAGGCACCTGCCATTGTATTGCGACACATGCTATGGACTATGGACgactataattaaaatattaaaaagcaaAGGACGACTAAGGCTATATTAGAGACGCACTAAGAAGATTATAGAATTACGTACATTTTGAATCTGACGTTCAAATTGAATTTTCACTAATGATTAAAGATCacgataaaataatatatatattttttttgtcataatacAGTGAACAAATTTGTTACATTAATTAAATCTATTTGtattttacaaaacttaataaGGAATATAAATCTATTTGTATTCGTTTCTAGATTGAAACGAATACAAAACCTCATTAAACCCGACATAGTTACATTCACGATTATAGAATACGTTTTTTGATGACATTACATATTGTAATCATCTAATCGTATCGTATCAtacaatatgtaaaaaattaagtGATCCGAAAATACAAATAACTTTAAAGAGAAAGCTTCGTATAGCTATATGAGACAAGTGGGAAACTGAAGATTGTAAGGATCTAGGGAGAATACTTCATAGTTGGttcacatgattttttttaaataacagaacaaaactaaatactaatgctaaaaagaaaggaaagaggAATAAAAGGGCATCGAGAATAGTGTGAAGAGAGAATAAATCACACAAGATAAGCTAAGCGTGACGATGACAATTTCTTTGgcacatttatatatatctctccACAATTTAGCTAGCGAGACCcactttttaaagataataaaagTGTATCTATCCCGCCCGCGTATCTTTTGTTCCATTGCATTGCATCACTCGTTATTTGTTCGTTacatcatcatatcatcatgAAATTATGAGTCTTAACGATAACATATGATGTTGATATACAATACAACATTTGAAAAATTAGTGtatatataggtatatatatagaaagctCGAGAGAATTGTGTGATATACTAACGTTAGGCAAATGGAGTAGTAGTAAAACGAGTATTCTTAAGgaatttacaaattctaaagTACTAATTAAGGAAGGCAGTAGAAGCTAGCATatcaaaaactaacaagtatTCTAACTTACGTACTGACAACTTCATTCTTATGCCAAACCAACGTAACGCTGATCAATCACAATAGTATTCATTTACGATGATCACCACTGAACCATCACACTAATGAACTGAACCCATGTCCAACAAAATAGTATTATATTCACATTTTACTGATACCATGCATGTATTTCTTCTTGAATGTTCATCAACACCGTGATCCGAATCCGTGTCTAGTATACGAAAATTCTGATTATGTCTAAGTATATACTCCAACTCAACCATATGTATAcgaattttgaatatttctacCCTAGCTTTAATCTATAAGTGAAAATGGAATGGATTACATATGCTTTCAAAAAGGTTGAGAATTGAGATACCTATTTTGTTATATGTCAAGATGTCAAACCTTATGCTTATCCAaggaaaatttgaaataatattcgacatgaaaagtatataaaataaggTCTAgtattcctttcttttttgtttttcttagtaTAATTGTAGAATATATTCCTCTACTTTTGTGGGTCGTACCTCTATGTTTTGTAAATCACGAAAGTAATGGACCTAATCTCTCTACATGCATGGTGCACAATTTAGTTTACGAATTTcgattccttttcttttgttgaatacGATGTTAGCGATTATAGAAtatgaaaccaaaattaaatcatCTCTAACTCCATCTAGTTTAGTACAATTTCAGTCTCGTTCTGAACCTAgattacataaaaatatatatattataagctAAAAAGATAAACAACTTGAAAACTTCGTTTGCATATTACGACAGTTCActgttctctgtttcttcttcatcattatctttAGGAGTTTCAGTTTCAGTAGTAGGCAGAGGAGGTAGCAAATCCTTCACAAGCTCTAATATCCCATCTGTGTCGATTTCGCGTACTTCCTGTCCCTCGGGAGCCTTCTCTATGATCTACAAGAGAGTCACAACAAGTGAGTTGATATGttttatatacaagaaaaataaaactgttaaaTGCAATGGCAGATATGTTCATTTGatatcagaaacaaaaacaagaaaaaagaaaaaaaaataaacacaaaccgGATCCAATTCGACAATAGAAGAAGGCCGGAGATTGATGATGTTGAGAATCTCAGCTTTGGCGACATTGAAATCTTTGCACTTATCTGCGAATTTGTTAACGCTCTCTCGTGTTTGAGTGGAAGCAGCAGTCTCCAACAAATAATCATAGACCTATACAAAGAAAGATAGCTCGAATTATTAGCAAAAGCACTACCTTACTTCTAAGGCCAAAATCAGACCAGAAAAGGAAGAACCTTACCTTGTATTCTGATCTAGCAATTGGAGCTATAACTCTAGTAGTATCTTTTGATGCACCTCTTGAGTTTAGGAAATCAAGCACCTCGAAATTAGTAAGTGCTCCTGCATTTGCCTTAACTCTGCCAACACCACCCCCACACAAAAATTTTGATTACAAAACCGACACGGAGTTCAAACacatacatcatcatcatcatgagataccaccaaacaaaaaactaagAACATACATTTTCATCTCTTATGTTGAGCAGATACGTTAACCACCcagaagcttgttcttgaatttgttcGAAACCAAACGATGCCCCAAATTAAGAGAGGAGAAGATAAAGAGGTTTTGCTCCTGAAAAATTCAATGGGAACATCAACATCAAGAACCAAAGAGAGTGTTGCTCCCAAAAACAGTTGTGTCACGTTTACAAATCAAGGTTCAACTGGAACATCTTACAAAATCAAGATTATAATGGAACTTTGAAAACATCAATTAGCTAATTATCAGTACTTACTTAGAACCTTCAATCACGTTTACAGTGCTTAATGGAACCAAAGCTCAAATTGAAACCCTTCGAACCCCAATTAACAGAGAGAACGACGCAGAGGAACAACTTAAAATTGCGATCACGAAATTACAAACGTAATCGATTCGATCAAACCTAATGAACTATTTTCATACTAATTCAAGGGAAGAAATAACATACTTGTCTTCATTGACGGAGAGGATTCGAGACGCTCCTTCGAGGTATGGTTCAGGCGAGTCAAAATCGAGGCGGAGATGGAGACTACACGGTGGTTTGGTTTCGGTCGCGTCTGCGCTTCGGGTCGGCGAAAGAAACAATCAGTACCTTAAACGGCGTCGTCGAAAACCCTAGGCCAAAAcgttaacaaacaaaataaacttattATGGGCCTGTTTTTGCCATAAGAACATTATATGTTATTGCTTCCACGGCCTGTCTCTTCAGCTTCGTGGGCTTTAAACCCAAATACATGTCTCAatagatatttcttttttggttaaactGTCACAATAGatacatttatatttaaattactCTATGCAAACGCTTCGATCGTGTagtagaaatttaaaaatgttacaattttcGAAAAACtgaaatagttttaaaaaacttcacacgtaaaatatacacataatCTTTAAGAAGTAACCTATAAAGAACTAAGAtgaattaattgattttaatcataaatttacatttttttctttttggaaatttatctttagaaataatgattattaagaaaaattgccccccaaaaaaagatttaaagaaGAGACTATTTagatttttgagaaaatagAGTTTTTACATATTGTATGCGGCGTCTCGACTAAAAGGgtttaaactaataataaagaCCTAAACGGTTcgttttcttacaaaaatgGTTTATACAATTTTAAGCAAATTAAAGGAATTAGGACACATGATTCTTGCTTTGGAGAAAAAAAGCACTTGAAACATGCAAGCTAAGCTAACTAACTGCCTTTCGTAAAACCCCAATTTGGCAAGGCTCCTCTCATTGCCTTTAAAGCTCCTCATGCTTTCCACCCTCTCTTAAATctcaaaattacatatattacatatacGTATTTTCTTAcacatttcaatatttttttggtttgttatataAACATCATCTATTTTCGATTgttccaacattttttttcttttctttttctttgggtgtttctttctttttctcctctaTTGCAAGCAATTTGTG
It encodes the following:
- the LOC104726898 gene encoding uncharacterized protein LOC104726898, with protein sequence MKIVKANAGALTNFEVLDFLNSRGASKDTTRVIAPIARSEYKVYDYLLETAASTQTRESVNKFADKCKDFNVAKAEILNIINLRPSSIVELDPIIEKAPEGQEVREIDTDGILELVKDLLPPLPTTETETPKDNDEEETENSELS